The following proteins come from a genomic window of Sphingosinicella flava:
- a CDS encoding integration host factor subunit beta, with protein sequence MIRSELVQKLCDDHPGLTVKEIERIVTSFFDAISGQLQKGGRVELRGFGAFSTRDRDARKGRNPRTGEAVDVDAKRVPYFKPGKEMRERLNV encoded by the coding sequence GTGATCCGTTCCGAACTCGTGCAGAAACTTTGCGACGACCATCCCGGCCTGACGGTCAAGGAAATCGAACGCATCGTAACTTCTTTCTTCGACGCCATTTCCGGCCAGCTTCAGAAAGGCGGCCGCGTCGAGCTGCGCGGCTTCGGCGCTTTCTCGACGCGCGACCGCGACGCGCGCAAGGGCCGCAATCCCCGCACCGGCGAAGCGGTGGATGTGGATGCCAAGCGGGTTCCCTATTTCAAGCCCGGCAAGGAAATGCGCGAGCGCCTGAACGTCTGA
- the rpsA gene encoding 30S ribosomal protein S1, with amino-acid sequence MATSANPTRDDFAALLNEHLGGENENFEGRVVKGTVTAIENDLAVIDVGLKSEGRVPLREFAAPGQKAELKVGDEVEVYVDRVENHQGEAMLSRDRARREAAWDTLETEYAAGNRVEGVIFGRVKGGFTVDLSGAVAFLPGSQVDIRPVRDVQPLMDLPQPFQILKMDRRRGNIVVSRRAILEETRAEQRTGLIQNLTEGQVIDGVVKNITDYGAFVDLGGIDGLLHVTDLSYKRVNHPSEVLNIGDTVRVQIVRINRDTQRISLGMKQLESDPWEGAQAKYPIGGVFSGRVTNITEYGAFVELEAGIEGLVHVSEMSWTKKNVHPGKIVSTSQEVEVAILEVDEEKRRISLGLKQAQSNPWAAFAEKHPVGSEIEGEVKNSTEFGLFIGLEGDVDGMVHMSDIAWGLSGEDALNLHHKGEMVKAVVLDVDVEKERISLGMKQLERGGVSAATATGAGVNKGETVTVTVLEVRDGGLEVQVGDDGATGFIKRTDLGRDRDEQRPERFQVGQKFDAMVTGFDRSKKPNFSIKAMQIAEEKQAVAQYGSSDSGASLGDILGEALKQRNS; translated from the coding sequence ATGGCCACGTCGGCAAACCCGACCCGCGACGATTTCGCGGCACTTTTAAATGAACATCTTGGCGGCGAAAACGAGAATTTCGAAGGCCGTGTCGTCAAGGGCACCGTCACCGCGATCGAAAACGACCTTGCCGTCATCGACGTCGGCCTCAAATCAGAAGGCCGCGTGCCGCTGCGCGAATTCGCAGCGCCTGGTCAGAAGGCCGAATTGAAGGTCGGCGACGAAGTCGAAGTCTATGTCGACCGCGTTGAAAATCATCAGGGCGAAGCGATGCTGTCGCGCGACCGCGCGCGCCGCGAAGCCGCCTGGGATACGCTCGAAACCGAATATGCCGCCGGCAATCGCGTCGAAGGCGTGATCTTCGGCCGCGTCAAGGGCGGCTTCACCGTCGACCTTTCGGGCGCCGTGGCCTTCCTTCCGGGCAGCCAGGTCGACATCCGTCCGGTCCGCGATGTGCAGCCGCTGATGGACCTGCCGCAGCCGTTCCAGATCCTGAAGATGGACCGCCGCCGGGGCAACATCGTCGTGTCGCGCCGCGCGATCCTCGAAGAAACCCGCGCCGAACAGCGCACCGGCCTCATCCAGAACCTGACCGAAGGCCAGGTGATCGACGGCGTCGTCAAGAACATCACCGATTACGGCGCTTTCGTGGATTTGGGCGGCATCGACGGCCTGCTCCACGTCACCGACCTGTCCTACAAGCGCGTCAACCACCCGTCGGAAGTGCTGAATATCGGCGACACCGTCCGCGTCCAGATCGTCCGCATCAATCGCGACACGCAGCGCATCTCGCTCGGCATGAAGCAGCTTGAAAGCGATCCATGGGAAGGCGCGCAGGCCAAATATCCGATCGGCGGCGTCTTCTCGGGCCGCGTCACGAACATCACCGAATATGGTGCGTTCGTCGAGCTGGAAGCCGGCATCGAAGGTCTTGTCCACGTCTCCGAAATGAGCTGGACCAAGAAGAACGTTCATCCGGGCAAGATCGTCTCCACCAGCCAGGAAGTCGAAGTCGCCATTCTGGAAGTGGACGAAGAAAAGCGCCGGATCAGCCTGGGCCTGAAACAGGCTCAATCCAATCCGTGGGCAGCCTTCGCCGAGAAGCACCCGGTCGGCAGCGAAATCGAAGGCGAGGTCAAGAATTCCACCGAATTCGGTCTCTTCATCGGTCTCGAAGGCGATGTGGACGGCATGGTCCATATGTCGGACATCGCCTGGGGCCTGTCGGGCGAGGACGCTCTCAATCTCCACCACAAGGGCGAGATGGTGAAGGCCGTCGTGCTCGACGTCGACGTGGAGAAGGAGCGCATCAGCCTCGGCATGAAGCAGCTTGAACGGGGCGGCGTATCGGCCGCGACCGCGACCGGCGCCGGCGTCAACAAAGGTGAAACGGTCACCGTCACTGTCCTTGAAGTCCGCGACGGCGGTCTTGAGGTGCAGGTCGGCGACGATGGCGCCACCGGCTTCATCAAGCGCACCGATCTTGGCCGCGACCGCGACGAGCAGCGTCCGGAACGCTTCCAGGTCGGCCAGAAATTCGACGCGATGGTTACCGGCTTCGACCGGTCCAAGAAGCCGAACTTCTCGATCAAGGCAATGCAGATCGCGGAAGAGAAGCAGGCGGTCGCCCAATATGGTTCGTCGGATTCCGGCGCGAGCCTCGGCGACATTCTTGGCGAAGCGTTGAAGCAGCGTAACAGCTAA
- the aroA gene encoding 3-phosphoshikimate 1-carboxyvinyltransferase has product MSFRSSGPLSGETVVPGDKSISHRALMLAAMADGQSRIQGLSPGGDVRSTACALRAMGARIEAEGPDTWHVDGVGTGGLNTPHAPLDMGNSGTSARLLMGLIASHPVTATLTGDSSLSRRPMERVAGPLRTIGATIAASPQGTLPLTIEGAAAAVPRHHRLTVASAQVKSALLLAALNTPGVTRITEPVATRDHSERMLRHFGARIEVAEEPGGGRTIALAGKAALTPQDIAIPGDPSSAAFLAVAALVVPGSSIVIRNVGTNPLRMGLFDALRAMGGDIVFDNERMVDGEPVADMRVRHSALRATDIAPQAVPSMIDEFPIFFIAAAFADGTSRTSGLRELRVKESDRIAAMAEGLRAIGARVEENQDGLAIMGSGGAPLPGGATIASCMDHRIAMSFAIAGLHCSQAVTIDSMAPVDTSFPGFVTTLQELHSA; this is encoded by the coding sequence ATGTCCTTCCGCAGCAGCGGCCCCTTGTCCGGGGAAACCGTCGTTCCAGGCGATAAGTCCATCTCCCACCGGGCCCTGATGCTTGCCGCTATGGCGGATGGGCAGAGCCGGATCCAGGGGCTGTCACCGGGCGGAGACGTGCGCTCGACGGCCTGCGCGCTCCGCGCCATGGGCGCCAGGATCGAGGCCGAAGGGCCGGACACGTGGCACGTGGACGGGGTCGGAACCGGCGGCCTTAACACCCCTCACGCACCGCTCGACATGGGCAATAGCGGCACGTCCGCGCGCCTTCTCATGGGCCTCATCGCCAGCCACCCGGTCACTGCGACCCTCACCGGCGATTCGTCGCTAAGCCGCCGGCCGATGGAGCGGGTCGCCGGGCCGCTCCGCACCATAGGCGCGACAATCGCGGCTTCACCGCAAGGCACATTGCCGCTGACGATCGAGGGCGCCGCCGCCGCCGTGCCGCGCCATCACCGGCTGACCGTGGCGTCGGCGCAGGTGAAATCGGCTCTTCTGCTCGCCGCACTCAACACGCCGGGCGTCACCCGCATTACCGAACCCGTGGCGACGCGCGATCATAGCGAACGCATGCTACGGCATTTCGGCGCAAGGATCGAAGTGGCTGAGGAGCCTGGCGGCGGCCGCACCATCGCACTGGCGGGCAAGGCCGCTTTGACGCCGCAGGACATCGCGATTCCAGGCGACCCGTCCTCTGCGGCCTTTCTGGCCGTTGCCGCGCTGGTGGTGCCGGGATCGAGCATCGTGATCCGCAATGTCGGCACCAATCCGCTTCGCATGGGCCTGTTCGACGCGCTGCGGGCGATGGGCGGCGACATCGTCTTCGACAATGAGCGGATGGTGGATGGAGAGCCTGTTGCCGACATGCGCGTCCGGCATTCGGCGCTTCGCGCCACGGACATCGCGCCCCAGGCCGTGCCGTCGATGATCGACGAATTCCCGATCTTCTTCATCGCCGCCGCCTTTGCGGACGGAACGAGCCGGACAAGCGGCCTGCGCGAGCTGCGCGTCAAGGAATCGGACCGCATCGCCGCCATGGCGGAGGGCCTCCGTGCGATTGGAGCAAGGGTCGAGGAAAACCAGGATGGACTGGCGATCATGGGCAGCGGCGGCGCGCCGCTTCCCGGCGGGGCGACCATCGCTTCTTGCATGGATCATCGCATCGCCATGAGCTTCGCCATCGCTGGCCTTCACTGCTCACAAGCTGTAACGATCGACAGCATGGCGCCGGTGGACACCAGCTTCCCCGGCTTCGTTACGACATTGCAGGAATTGCACAGCGCATGA
- a CDS encoding TIGR02300 family protein, producing MVKAEWGTKRTCPKCATRFYDLGKDDPVTCIECGVSWEPEPVLKSKQPLPYDAPKKQAAESQVDDADLAAEELEIDEDAEENPDDEVDLGGDDDIGVAGPGDEDEEI from the coding sequence ATGGTGAAAGCTGAATGGGGCACCAAGCGCACTTGTCCCAAATGCGCCACCCGCTTCTACGATCTCGGCAAGGACGATCCGGTCACCTGCATCGAATGCGGCGTATCGTGGGAGCCCGAGCCTGTCCTGAAGTCCAAGCAGCCGCTTCCTTATGACGCGCCGAAGAAACAGGCCGCCGAAAGCCAGGTCGATGATGCCGATCTCGCCGCCGAGGAACTGGAAATCGACGAGGACGCCGAAGAAAATCCGGACGACGAGGTCGATCTGGGCGGCGATGACGATATCGGCGTCGCCGGCCCGGGCGACGAGGACGAAGAAATCTAA
- a CDS encoding arylesterase, with protein sequence MSLSRSLNIFAALFALHLVSACSDRQEPNAPAREKKVSETKGAVERAPLAPDQKLVLAFGDSLYAGYGVPQSESFPHELEEALNADGVKARVYNAGVSGDTTAAGRQRLSFTLDGLPRKPDLVILGLGGNDMLRGLDPDQTRQNLIAILEELKRRDIPVMLTGMVAAPNLGRDFAGSFNGIYPDLAKAYDAPLYPFFLDGVVTDPALMLQDGLHPNERGIDFIVGKVTPLVQRALK encoded by the coding sequence ATGTCCTTGTCTCGCAGCCTCAATATTTTCGCTGCTTTGTTCGCTCTCCATCTGGTGAGCGCCTGCTCCGACCGTCAAGAGCCGAATGCGCCCGCGCGCGAGAAAAAAGTTTCGGAGACGAAAGGAGCGGTGGAGCGCGCGCCGTTGGCGCCGGATCAGAAGCTGGTGCTGGCGTTCGGCGACAGCCTCTATGCGGGCTATGGCGTGCCGCAGAGCGAGAGCTTCCCGCACGAATTGGAAGAGGCGTTGAACGCGGATGGCGTGAAGGCGCGGGTCTACAATGCCGGCGTATCTGGCGATACGACGGCGGCGGGAAGGCAACGCCTGTCCTTCACCTTGGACGGCCTGCCGCGCAAGCCGGACCTCGTCATCCTCGGCTTGGGCGGCAACGACATGCTGCGCGGCCTCGATCCCGATCAAACGCGCCAGAACCTGATCGCGATTCTGGAAGAATTGAAGCGCCGGGACATACCCGTCATGCTAACGGGCATGGTAGCCGCGCCCAATCTGGGCCGGGATTTTGCCGGCAGTTTCAATGGCATCTACCCCGATCTCGCCAAGGCTTATGACGCGCCTTTGTATCCGTTTTTTCTCGACGGAGTGGTTACGGACCCCGCCCTGATGCTTCAGGACGGCCTTCACCCGAACGAGAGGGGCATCGACTTCATCGTCGGCAAGGTCACCCCGCTCGTCCAAAGGGCACTAAAATAA
- the cmk gene encoding (d)CMP kinase: MIIAVDGPAASGKGTIARALARHYGLPHLDTGLLYRAVGLNLLRWGGDPDSEFAAVRACDFAQIDFDDPELKSETVGGLASRISVYSLVRETLLSRQQEFARQTGGAVLDGRDIGTVIAPEAEAKLFVTASPEARATRRHAELVRMGKAVHYDDVLLDIRARDERDMGRSTAPLLQAADADLLDTSDMTIDAAVQRAIALVEARLQRSA, from the coding sequence ATGATCATCGCCGTCGACGGACCCGCGGCCAGCGGAAAGGGCACCATCGCCCGCGCTCTGGCACGCCATTACGGGTTACCGCACCTCGATACCGGCCTTCTATACCGCGCCGTCGGCCTCAACCTCTTGCGCTGGGGCGGTGACCCCGACAGCGAGTTCGCCGCCGTGCGCGCTTGCGACTTCGCGCAGATCGATTTCGACGATCCGGAATTGAAGAGCGAGACGGTGGGCGGACTCGCTTCCCGCATCTCCGTTTATTCGCTGGTCCGCGAAACCCTGCTTTCCCGCCAGCAGGAATTTGCGCGGCAGACTGGCGGCGCGGTGCTGGACGGGCGCGACATCGGCACGGTCATCGCGCCCGAAGCCGAGGCGAAGCTGTTCGTCACCGCCTCGCCAGAGGCGCGCGCCACCCGGCGTCATGCCGAGCTCGTCCGCATGGGCAAGGCTGTCCATTATGACGACGTCCTGCTCGACATCCGTGCCCGCGACGAGCGGGACATGGGCCGTTCCACCGCGCCGCTCCTGCAAGCCGCGGATGCGGACTTGCTCGATACCAGCGACATGACTATAGACGCGGCCGTCCAGCGGGCGATTGCGCTCGTGGAAGCCCGGTTACAGCGGAGCGCGTGA
- a CDS encoding TonB-dependent receptor yields MFSATKLIGFAAPLYILVNPPIASASTVQTGPTGTGDARAADRADDAFGVRIGTEQIGLYSETLVRGLNLQVSGNYRLAGSYFVRVGNMVDPLLSGVTTRVGYNALGADFASPTGLVEYGLRSPIDSPQTSVSASLMPYGGNLLEGTIALADGSRRGLLIGGQSSYFRSSSGARGQSYRFGVIGEVRPVADSSIAAFFSINDFDFDGNYNVAVRGERLPPRLKHPNRLFPAWGDHDGQDINAGIVSRFAPTDRLSLMGSLIYSRLDLNAADFVLYSLQEDGTGSASITVNRPRDADAYAGAVGASWKASGSGRFFGEIRMRRTYTAFAPAASVRVPILDQDLGLPDVAPPPLPFLPQTLDRTRQISAGIGYEHSFARLRLKGSLQKAHNKRTFSPPGLPESASVQSPWLYDLSAAAAFSRYWTAFATWTRGLEDSGVAPGNAANANDVLPVVVAVQQEIGARGAITPDFTLIASAYTISKPAAGFDANGAYGLSGNLRHRGLELSLTGKLVPSLRMVAGLAYLDASRSGEQVRRGIQSREVPGVSDVTALANLNWSVPGMNGLSIDGQANYASSRRVRSSDGLRAPGYATFDVGALKSFRVGGTDFSLRARIVNIFDSDAWVAQRSELLDRVLRRSIRLSLTARR; encoded by the coding sequence TTGTTCAGCGCTACCAAATTGATCGGCTTTGCTGCTCCTCTCTACATCCTGGTCAATCCGCCTATAGCCTCGGCCAGCACCGTCCAGACCGGTCCGACCGGAACGGGCGACGCGCGCGCTGCGGACAGAGCGGATGATGCATTCGGCGTCCGAATTGGAACTGAGCAGATCGGCCTTTATTCCGAAACGCTCGTTCGGGGTCTCAATTTGCAAGTGTCGGGCAATTACCGGCTCGCCGGCTCTTATTTCGTGCGGGTCGGAAACATGGTCGATCCCCTTTTGTCAGGGGTTACGACCCGGGTGGGCTATAATGCTCTAGGCGCGGATTTCGCCTCGCCGACCGGCCTCGTCGAATATGGACTTCGTTCGCCGATCGATTCACCGCAAACGAGCGTATCGGCGTCGTTGATGCCTTATGGCGGGAATCTGCTCGAAGGCACGATCGCCTTGGCCGATGGCTCCCGGCGCGGCCTGCTGATCGGCGGCCAATCCAGCTATTTTCGAAGCTCGTCCGGGGCTCGCGGTCAAAGCTATCGGTTCGGCGTGATCGGCGAGGTGCGGCCGGTGGCGGATAGCTCGATCGCCGCTTTCTTCAGTATCAACGATTTCGACTTCGACGGGAATTACAATGTCGCCGTGCGGGGCGAGCGCCTTCCGCCACGCCTGAAGCATCCCAATAGATTATTCCCGGCATGGGGCGATCATGACGGCCAGGATATCAATGCGGGAATCGTCTCTCGCTTCGCGCCGACGGATCGCCTGTCCCTCATGGGTTCCCTCATATATTCCAGGCTGGACCTCAATGCCGCCGATTTCGTTCTCTACTCCCTTCAGGAGGACGGCACCGGATCGGCATCGATCACCGTTAATCGTCCCCGCGATGCAGATGCTTATGCCGGCGCCGTGGGCGCGAGCTGGAAAGCGAGCGGGAGCGGGCGGTTCTTCGGCGAAATCAGGATGCGGAGAACCTACACCGCCTTCGCCCCGGCAGCATCCGTCAGGGTTCCCATCCTCGATCAGGATCTGGGCTTGCCGGACGTCGCGCCGCCGCCGCTTCCATTCCTCCCGCAAACCCTGGATCGCACCCGGCAAATCAGTGCCGGGATCGGCTATGAACATTCTTTTGCCCGGCTGCGATTGAAGGGAAGCCTGCAAAAGGCCCACAACAAGCGCACCTTCAGCCCCCCCGGCTTGCCCGAATCGGCCTCCGTGCAATCCCCGTGGCTTTATGATTTATCGGCGGCCGCAGCCTTTTCTCGTTATTGGACCGCCTTTGCCACATGGACGCGCGGCCTGGAGGATTCGGGCGTGGCGCCCGGGAATGCGGCCAACGCCAATGATGTCTTGCCGGTTGTCGTGGCCGTGCAACAGGAGATCGGAGCGCGTGGCGCAATCACGCCGGATTTCACGCTGATTGCGTCGGCATATACAATCAGCAAGCCTGCTGCTGGTTTCGACGCCAACGGCGCTTATGGGCTTTCGGGAAATTTGCGCCACCGCGGGCTGGAATTGTCGCTGACCGGCAAATTGGTGCCGAGCCTCCGTATGGTCGCGGGTCTTGCCTATCTCGACGCAAGCCGGTCCGGCGAGCAGGTTCGACGGGGAATTCAGTCGAGGGAAGTGCCTGGTGTTTCGGACGTGACGGCTCTGGCCAATCTGAACTGGTCGGTGCCGGGCATGAATGGCTTGTCGATCGACGGCCAGGCCAATTACGCCAGTTCCCGCCGGGTCCGTTCAAGCGACGGCCTTCGCGCGCCCGGTTATGCGACGTTCGACGTCGGCGCGCTCAAAAGTTTCAGGGTGGGCGGCACGGATTTTTCGCTTCGAGCGCGGATCGTCAATATTTTCGACAGCGATGCCTGGGTCGCTCAACGTTCGGAATTGCTCGATCGGGTGTTGCGAAGAAGCATTCGCCTCAGTTTGACGGCGCGCCGCTGA
- a CDS encoding ABC transporter ATP-binding protein, whose product MHGTFDAADIAIRARNVTLSLGTGEARTEILKGIDLDVARGESLAILGPSGSGKSSLMAILSGLERASGGEVSIGGIDYGPLDEDALARARRGRVGIVLQSFHLLPTMTALENVAVPLELDGRNDAFARAEKELEAVGLGHRLTHYPAQLSGGEQQRVAIARAVAPGPDILFADEPTGNLDEKTGHAIIDILFGRQKANGATLIIITHDPTLARRCDRILHMLDGRVVSDQRTADIRP is encoded by the coding sequence ATGCATGGAACCTTCGATGCAGCCGATATTGCCATTCGCGCGCGCAATGTCACCCTCTCGCTCGGAACAGGCGAAGCGCGAACCGAAATCCTGAAAGGCATCGACCTTGACGTCGCGCGCGGCGAGAGCCTCGCCATCCTCGGCCCGTCCGGATCCGGCAAATCCTCGCTCATGGCGATCCTTTCGGGCCTGGAGCGCGCCAGCGGGGGCGAGGTGTCGATCGGCGGGATCGATTATGGACCGCTCGACGAGGATGCGCTCGCCCGCGCGCGGCGGGGCCGGGTGGGCATCGTGCTGCAATCCTTTCACCTCCTGCCGACCATGACGGCGCTCGAAAATGTCGCGGTGCCGCTGGAGCTGGACGGCCGGAACGACGCCTTCGCCCGCGCGGAAAAAGAGCTGGAAGCGGTCGGCCTCGGCCATCGCCTCACCCATTATCCCGCGCAATTGTCGGGCGGCGAGCAGCAGCGTGTGGCCATCGCCCGTGCCGTCGCGCCTGGCCCCGATATCCTGTTCGCGGACGAGCCGACCGGCAATCTCGACGAAAAGACCGGCCATGCGATCATCGACATATTGTTCGGGCGCCAGAAGGCGAATGGCGCGACCCTGATCATCATTACCCACGATCCAACGCTGGCGCGGCGGTGCGACCGCATTCTCCATATGCTCGACGGCCGGGTCGTATCCGACCAGCGCACGGCAGATATCCGTCCATGA
- a CDS encoding ABC transporter permease, with the protein MTGLGLRACWTIARRDLHARLRGLRLLFICLFLGVATLATIGSLTAAITSELQGQGQSLLGGDIEIAMTQREATDAEKSAFRALGAMSETIRTRAMVSSGAEGRAILTELKGVDGAYPLYGMLRLRDMPAPETLAPDEVFIDEALAARLNVRPGNMLRYGEATFRVRDIITEEPDRVGEGFTFGPVALTSLDGLRRTGLLQPGSLYESKYRVRLPSGADPKAATERLEAQFSTVGLELRDRDNAAPGASRFISRMGQFLSLIGLAALIIAGIGVSNGVSSYLAMKRNGIATLKILGASSGDIARIYMMQIGMVAALAVAFGLATGAVLPLGIIAVVGDALPVQPGAALYPIPLATSAAYGLLIAFIFTLPPLARARTLPAAALFRSVVEQRFRIDRRTSLSVGGAAAALLALILLTARDPLFAGMVVGATVATVLILAGIGWAVKRIAGRLPRARRPLVRLAVANLHRPGAQTVPLVIALGLGLTLFVMLAAIQTSITSEITRTVPQKAPDQFVLDIPANDSGRFQAIVRSAAPKADINLVPNLRGTITAYGEQRVADLEELPEGGWFLRGERGVTYSDALPRNSDLVAGQWWPRNYAGPPLVSLDQNAAEVMQVGIGDTLTVSVLGREIDARIASLRKVNWDSLGLNYVLVLSPNALAGAPHTYTATISLDGADQGALTRALLAAFPAISIIDVGELIGEVVTILDQMSVAIALAGSITILAGIAVLIGAIAASRQSRSYDSVILKTLGATRRQVLAAQAMEYALLAILLAVVAMLLGTVAAYSIVVWLFEFGWAPDWIVVLLTLGAGAVLTLAIGLIGSIPIMSVRPASALRQLHAG; encoded by the coding sequence ATGACTGGGCTAGGGCTGCGTGCTTGCTGGACCATTGCTCGGCGCGACCTTCATGCACGCTTGCGCGGCCTGCGCCTGCTGTTCATCTGCCTGTTTCTGGGCGTCGCCACGCTCGCGACGATCGGAAGCCTGACGGCGGCGATTACGTCGGAATTGCAGGGACAGGGCCAGAGTCTCCTCGGCGGCGACATTGAGATCGCGATGACACAGCGCGAGGCGACGGATGCCGAAAAATCCGCGTTCCGCGCCTTGGGTGCGATGAGCGAGACGATCCGCACCCGCGCCATGGTGAGCAGCGGCGCGGAAGGGCGTGCGATCCTGACCGAGCTGAAGGGCGTGGACGGCGCCTATCCTCTTTACGGCATGCTGCGGCTTCGGGACATGCCCGCGCCCGAAACCCTCGCCCCGGATGAAGTCTTCATCGACGAGGCCCTGGCTGCGCGCCTGAATGTCCGGCCCGGAAACATGCTTCGCTATGGCGAAGCCACGTTCCGCGTCCGCGACATCATCACGGAGGAGCCCGACCGGGTCGGCGAGGGCTTCACCTTCGGTCCGGTCGCGCTCACCTCGCTCGATGGCCTTCGCCGCACGGGTCTGCTGCAGCCCGGCAGCCTTTACGAAAGCAAATATCGCGTCCGCCTCCCCTCCGGCGCCGATCCGAAAGCGGCGACGGAGCGGCTGGAAGCGCAATTTTCGACGGTCGGCCTCGAACTCCGCGACCGCGACAATGCCGCGCCGGGCGCGAGCCGGTTTATCAGCCGGATGGGCCAATTCCTGTCACTGATCGGCCTCGCCGCGCTCATTATCGCCGGGATCGGCGTCAGCAACGGCGTCTCATCCTACCTCGCGATGAAACGCAACGGCATCGCGACGCTTAAGATCCTTGGGGCCAGTTCGGGGGACATTGCGCGCATCTACATGATGCAGATCGGGATGGTGGCGGCGCTCGCCGTGGCGTTCGGCCTCGCGACGGGCGCTGTCTTGCCCCTTGGAATCATAGCGGTCGTGGGCGATGCCCTGCCGGTCCAGCCGGGCGCGGCGCTTTATCCGATACCGCTCGCCACCAGCGCGGCTTATGGCCTGCTTATCGCCTTCATCTTCACCCTGCCACCGCTCGCCCGGGCACGGACCTTGCCGGCCGCGGCTCTCTTCCGTTCGGTGGTGGAGCAACGGTTCCGGATCGACCGGCGCACTTCATTGTCCGTCGGTGGAGCAGCAGCCGCCTTGCTGGCCCTCATCCTCCTCACTGCTCGCGACCCGCTTTTCGCGGGCATGGTGGTCGGAGCCACGGTCGCGACCGTCTTGATCCTCGCCGGTATCGGCTGGGCTGTGAAGCGGATCGCGGGCCGCTTGCCCCGCGCCCGGCGCCCGCTCGTGCGCTTGGCGGTCGCCAACCTGCATCGCCCCGGCGCGCAGACCGTCCCGCTGGTCATCGCCTTGGGCCTTGGCCTCACGCTCTTCGTCATGCTGGCCGCGATCCAGACGAGCATCACATCGGAAATCACCCGGACGGTGCCGCAAAAGGCGCCGGACCAGTTCGTCCTCGACATTCCGGCCAATGACTCTGGCCGCTTCCAGGCTATCGTCCGGTCCGCGGCACCCAAAGCGGATATCAATCTCGTTCCCAATCTGCGCGGCACGATCACCGCTTATGGAGAACAGCGCGTCGCCGATCTGGAGGAGCTGCCAGAAGGCGGCTGGTTCCTGCGCGGAGAACGGGGCGTCACCTATAGCGACGCCTTGCCCCGCAACAGCGATCTCGTCGCGGGACAATGGTGGCCCAGAAACTATGCCGGTCCGCCGCTCGTATCGCTCGATCAAAATGCGGCGGAGGTTATGCAGGTCGGCATCGGCGATACCCTGACCGTCAGCGTGCTGGGCCGCGAGATCGACGCGCGGATCGCGTCGCTCCGCAAGGTCAATTGGGATTCGCTCGGACTCAACTACGTCCTCGTCCTTTCTCCCAATGCCCTGGCAGGAGCGCCGCACACTTATACCGCCACGATCAGTCTCGACGGCGCGGATCAAGGGGCGCTCACGCGTGCCTTGCTTGCCGCTTTCCCCGCCATTTCGATCATCGACGTGGGCGAATTGATCGGCGAGGTCGTGACCATCCTCGACCAGATGTCGGTCGCCATCGCGCTCGCCGGATCGATCACCATCTTGGCGGGGATCGCGGTGCTGATCGGCGCGATCGCCGCATCGCGTCAGTCGCGCAGCTATGACAGCGTGATCCTGAAGACCCTCGGCGCCACCCGGCGGCAGGTTCTGGCGGCGCAGGCGATGGAATATGCCTTGCTCGCGATCCTGCTCGCCGTCGTCGCGATGCTGCTCGGGACGGTCGCGGCTTATTCCATCGTTGTCTGGCTGTTCGAATTCGGCTGGGCCCCAGACTGGATCGTCGTGCTGCTGACCTTAGGCGCCGGGGCGGTGTTGACGCTCGCCATTGGCCTCATCGGGTCGATCCCGATCATGTCCGTCCGCCCCGCCTCGGCCTTGCGGCAATTGCACGCGGGGTGA